GCttgcatcgtcgtcgtcaccgcgGTACGCGGACGGCGTCGCAGCAACAGAGGTGTCGGGTGCCGTCTCAtcggccgcggtggccgcggcgctgcccgcaTCGGGTAGTCTCTCCACAAATGCCGTGACGCGCAACTTCTCTGACCTCCACGCCCCGACGTGGTttgcgctgctctccgccAACATTGGGGCTCGCACATTTCTCTTCCACCCCATACAGCTCGCGATCAGTCGCAAGCGCGTGACGCGCGAAagcacgccgccgacggtCATCGGCCTTGTGAAGGCGTCCTACCGCGGCGGTCGCACCTCGGCGTACGGCGCCACGTGCACCAAGGGTCAGTACGACTTTGGCAAGGGCGGCGTCCGAGGATGCTATCGTGGGGtcggggcggcgctgctgtgcaacCTGCTGGGCGAGACCAGCTACCTTTTcacgctggaggcggtgaaggagTACGTGGAGGCCGCCTCGCCCAAGCGCGCGGAGAACGTATTCGCAGCAAGCAGCTACTCCGCCGCGGTGGGGGCAATGTGCGGCGACCTCGTCGCCCTGCTCCTCGTCAGTCCCCTTGTTATTGTGTGCAACCGACAGATGACGGCGGGGTACAGTATGGCGTCGACGAACTCGTACACGAACGTGCCGCAGACATTCCGCACGGTTTGGGGACTGTATCAGAAGAAAGAAGTCGCGGCTGGACGCGTCTGGCCCGGCGAGCGCGTTCGCTGTGGATTGAGTGGTGTGTATCAGGGTCTGAGTGCGGGTCTGCTGCGCATACCATCGAGCGGGTGCTGGTGGGGGCTTTACACAAAGTCAAAGGAGGCGCTCTACGTCGTTGCTGCACCAAAGCTGGCCGTGTGGGAACAGGAGTACcgggacgccgccgcggcggcgtcagaCACCAAGTCGGTTCCCCTGTGGCGGCAGAATTGGCTCCTTTCCCCAACGGACAACCCGCTGTTGAACGCGGTGGCGAGTATCATTGCCAGCGTGTGCACGACGCTCCTCTTCAACCCCATTGCGGTTATTCAGACTCGTCAGCAAGCCCTTCCGCCGGGGCTTTGGGAGGAGCAGACGATGGTGGCTgctggagggggtggggcaaCGTCCTCATTGTCGCCAACGGTGCGAAAGCAAACGTGGaagtcgtcgctgccgttccGCCGCGTCTACCGCGTCGCCAACGACCTCGCGCGCAAGGAAGGTGTGCGGGGCTTCTTCAAGGGTTCACTGGCAAACATGTCCGTTGCCGTGCTGGACGGCATCTTCTTCACATTACTGTTCGAGTTCACGAAACTCGGCAGCGACATGCAGTTCCTCGAGAAGCTTCACACAGACTAATCAGCCAAGGCATCATAGGGCGCAAGCGGCGCGGGGTCCACCACGATGGAAGACGCGGAGAAGGTgacggagggggggggggcagagaacTCGGCGGAGTACATCTAGCGGATGGTGGCAGTGATGCGAATTCGTGCGTGggcttctctgtgtgtataCATCAAGAGAAGGAAGCTCTCTTGCTGTCTGTTCTGCTGTTGCCGACTCGACATACCGTGTAGCGACGCAGTCCTCCCACCCCCCGCCCTGCCGCCAGCCCCTCTCCTTATCCCTGTCACCTTCGATTCACCTTCATGGCCATCCCTTATTGTCGCTCCGTATCGACTCTGTCACACGCGCGGGCACGTGCTCAGGTATGCTTTACACGTATTCATCTGCATTCTTAGAGAtgcgtctgtgcgcgtgGCTTCTAGTTTTCTGTGGTCACTAAGAGCGCCACGCACGCTGTCCGCGACTATGACGGctgagcgtgtgtgtcgaACGTGCTACCGCGCTACCACAGCTgctctgccccctcccccccccccacacacacacactggcCCTGagcctcgctctctctcttttggAAGCCCACCTTTtcttattttttttcttctcgagggagagcaacagcagcagcagcagcaggggcgacggggagggaggggaggaggagggcgtaGTAGTACCTCACGTTGTCACCAGGCTCCCGGTGGTTCGTGTCGAGGGAGCacaccgcccccctccctctctcgctccgaTACCTTGTCTCCCCCATTTTACATCCGTGTGTGTTCGAGTGCAGAAAtcaaagagaaagagaggcgagagggtAGCCAGAGGCGCCGTGGCTTGtcagcagaggagagagaacTGCTCACTCCCGCGGCCGAACGATGTCTCGTTGTGTacgtgtgtcggtgtgtgcaGCGGTACCGCCGTCTTCCCCTCTGTCGTTGCCGCTCGGCACGGCTCTGTATGCTTGCAGGGAGTCCTCTTCGCCCACATGCATATGATGATGAGCAAAGTATCGATGACTGCTCGCGGTGACGCGCGGTCCCCAGTGCTTCTATCTacatgtgtgcatgcatggcatggctgcagtggcgggtgcctcttccctctcaACTTTCTCACTCCTTCATCCTTTCACTGTTATTCACGTGCTCTTGCTTAcgggagtgggagggggcacTGGAgctgcgacgacgaagaACGACACGTGACTGATCCCGGCGAAGTGGCACGCGTAGCACAGACCCACACAAACAGAGAAGGAGTTTCACTCGGCCCGGCGCCCGCAGCGAACGAGAGCAACGGCACAACATGGCTGCCGCCGGCTCCGGTCCTGATATCGAGGAGCTGGTGAAGCGCATCACTTCTCACCGCGGCGTGCGTGGGTTCTTGATCATCAACAATGAAGGCATCGCCATCCGCCATAGCTTCACCGAGGCGTCGCGGGAGCTGGCGGTCCAGTATGCGGCGCTTTTCCAACCGCTGGCTATGAGCGCCAAGACAGTGCTGCAGGAGATCGACAGCAACAACGAGCTCCAGCTCATTCGGTTGCGCTCCAAGAAGGACGAGGTCATTGTGGCACCAGATAACAAGTACATGCTCATCATCATCCAAGATGCTGACATGGACAAGGTAGAGGCTAAGAagtgagtgcgtgtgtccgCACTCCGTGCATGGCGTGCGCACCTCATCTCTCtttgtctctgtgtgtgtgtgtggaggggggggggggggtctggCTCGTGTTCTGTTGGTCTCTATGATGTAAATACGGGAATGTCAAGATGCACGCGCATgggcatgtgtgcgtgtgtgaagAACTGGTTGGCGAATGTGTGGTGGGACAAGGAAACGGACGAGTGCGGAGAAGCGTATGCGTCACTCATAACGGGGAAGGAAGCACTGCTGGTGCGCCTCATCACGGGAAGgcacaccacacgcacatgtgcgcgcTGATTCCGCTGCTCAGATCGTGTCATGCTCGTCCTCTTTCCGTAGCGCACTTCACTTGATAGCGTACGCATGtcccacccctctctcctctcttggAGCCCCTGCCCCTCCTAAGCCCTGTTCCATTGCCCTCACCAGGGCATATACAGGAGCGATGAGCTGAGGTTTATGTAGAAGAAGATGTGCatatatgcgtgtatgtgcgtgtacaAAGGCAAGGTGGAATGCTATGTCGCCCATTCGCCTCTGCAACCTCCCAACGTACCTacgcgcgtgtatgtgtacgtgtgcagCAACACAGGCACATGGGTGCGTGAGGCCCGGGAAGAGGGGTTTGGCGATGCCTTTCAGTGACACCGATGAGAGGTTATTCAGGATGAGCGGCTTACCTCTCGTTGAAAAGGGTGAACAGCACAGGCAActgaaaagggggagagtgcgcgatgccgctgccagagtggtggtggttgcaCCCCGCAGGCGGCCACTCATCATCATCGATccgccatctctctctctctctcttctctgcttgccagtgtttgcgtgcgtgtgtgttgctctcctctctcgttAGCTGACGGCTGTCTCGCTTTCGGGCACCTCTGCACGCCCGCCTTGGTGTGTGCGGCCTCACGCCCGTCTCCGAttccgccctcctcttctctcttctcagctcacccacacacacacacacacacacacattcacATTCGTCTTCCAAAGCCACTCGTTGGAAGACACAAACAACaagcgcggcgagcgcggGAAAGACAACGGAGCGCGGTTGTGTATATGACTGGTCTGTCCGTGCCTCCGAAAtaagcacacgcacacgcgcgcgctctctcccATTAGTCTCACATAGATCAACGTAGAGCTTTcatcccttcctccttctcctttttgtCGGTGTTGTCCTTCGTTTTCCTCCACtgccttcttccctctcctctccttcttaGAGCTCGCTCGAGTACGTTTGTccgccatcatcaccaccGTCAGAGCCAGCGGATAcgttgcccctcccctctccccggtACGCGCCACTACTCTTGCTGCAGCCTCAttctcgtctctctctctctctttactCCTTTCCTCACCCTCCAGCCTGAGCTCCGAGCGCGCATGCGTAGGAAGTCAGTAAGGTACGACCACACCACACGATCATGCGAGCTCCCATCGTACAGCTGGAGGACTACCGACTCATGGAgccctcgccgtcgccacccgcggtggcgcggatCCCTCTCCCGGGCTCTCACGTCAGCGATAGTCAAGCGAGCCACGGCATTCGCTCGGATGATCTGTTGTGGTCATCCAGCGCCGCGCGGTCCTCTCCGTCATTGTCCGAACCGCGAAACAGCACGAAGCGCACGCAGAGCCGCGGCGAAACCTTTGATCTCGTTGACACCGAGGCCGATATTCCGTCTCTATCACAGCCCCGCGTGCCGCGCAGTGTGTCGCACAGCCAGGGCTCcagccagcgccgccccaGAGGTGCCATCAATGTGGAGCGCTCtggctctgcgtgcgcgacTGCGGGCGCTGTGGAGCCCTTGGCGACGCGCTCGGTGAATGCGCTACCAACGTCCTCTCGCAGTAACCGACGCCCTGGCTTACTTGCAGCCGTTCCTGCGCCTCTCTTCACGTGGGAGGAGGGTGACAACGAAggccgcgccagcgacgtgacagcagaagaagaggacgagaagCAGTGTCTCACTCAGCCAGgggcgccgcggtggcccTCATCCTGGAGCCAGCAGCAGAATCAGATGGGCGGGAGtagaggcagcggcagcagcacatcgcaGCAACGACGATCATCGGTGCTTGGACCCGACCCGCGCGACTGCATCGACTTGTACGACGACGACGTTGCGGAAGAGGCCCGTGAGAGCCCGCTGCCCTATGACCAGCAGAAGCAGGCGATGCATGCCCTGGCCTGCGACCTCGCTGCCCTCGTGAACGCCGGCACTGTAGAccggtgccgcagcgacagccgcggGCAAGTAGACCTGATCGGCAACGATGTTGCTGACCAAGTCACAAAGAACACAGTCGACGCATGCGACCGCGTTGAGTCGGCACGCAGCGCTGGCCACAGCAATGAcgctggcgacgacgtcAACGCGAGCTACGAGTTTGAGCAGGAGTACTTC
The window above is part of the Leishmania donovani BPK282A1 complete genome, chromosome 18 genome. Proteins encoded here:
- a CDS encoding dynein light chain 2B, cytoplasmic, putative → MAAAGSGPDIEELVKRITSHRGVRGFLIINNEGIAIRHSFTEASRELAVQYAALFQPLAMSAKTVLQEIDSNNELQLIRLRSKKDEVIVAPDNKYMLIIIQDADMDKVEAKK